In Bacteriovorax sp. Seq25_V, a single genomic region encodes these proteins:
- a CDS encoding thiolase family protein translates to MSLKPVYLVEGKRTPHAKAGGELKDIQAPFLGAYLVRALLDNTSIANDEVDEVIFGNTGTPAKYPNIGRVIALEAGLDKKTSGYSVHRNCASGLEAVSQAFLKVASGRHDVIVAGGVESMSNMPLIYNKEMTELFMNLMKAKSMSDKIKVISSFRPPYLSPIVAIEQGLTDPFCGLNMGQTAELLAREFGITREQQDEFANLSHQKAVAAMEAGRFADEILPLAVGYKMDKLLMNDVGPRANSTVEGLGKMRPYFDKKSGTVTVGNACPITDGGSAILFASEEAVKKYNLDPMARIVDYHFHGLEPQRMGMGPLLAMDGLFNRTGMTLDQMDLVEVNEAFAAQVIAVNMAMKEKSLAERFGLSKAWGEIPAEKLNVNGGAIALGHPVGSTGSRLLVTLAHELKRRKAGFGVASLCIGGGQGGACIIENLKK, encoded by the coding sequence ATGTCACTAAAACCTGTTTATTTGGTTGAAGGTAAGAGAACGCCACATGCGAAGGCCGGTGGAGAACTAAAAGATATTCAAGCGCCATTCTTAGGAGCATATCTTGTAAGGGCCCTACTTGATAATACATCAATTGCTAATGATGAAGTTGATGAAGTTATCTTTGGTAACACGGGAACACCTGCAAAGTATCCAAATATCGGGAGAGTGATTGCTCTTGAAGCGGGACTTGATAAAAAAACTTCTGGTTATTCTGTTCATAGAAATTGTGCTTCAGGTTTAGAAGCTGTTTCACAAGCATTCTTAAAAGTTGCTAGCGGAAGACATGATGTAATTGTTGCTGGTGGTGTTGAATCAATGTCAAATATGCCATTAATTTATAATAAGGAGATGACTGAGCTTTTCATGAATCTTATGAAAGCAAAATCGATGTCTGACAAGATTAAAGTTATCTCAAGCTTTAGACCTCCTTATCTTTCTCCTATTGTTGCAATCGAGCAAGGTCTTACGGATCCTTTCTGTGGGCTAAATATGGGACAAACAGCTGAACTACTTGCAAGAGAGTTTGGAATTACAAGAGAACAACAAGATGAGTTTGCTAACCTTTCACATCAAAAAGCCGTTGCTGCAATGGAAGCAGGAAGATTTGCAGATGAAATTCTTCCTCTCGCAGTTGGTTATAAGATGGATAAGCTTCTTATGAATGATGTTGGTCCACGTGCGAACTCTACAGTTGAAGGTCTTGGAAAAATGAGACCATACTTTGATAAGAAGTCGGGAACAGTTACTGTTGGTAATGCTTGTCCTATCACTGACGGTGGTTCGGCAATTCTTTTTGCTTCAGAAGAAGCAGTAAAAAAATATAATCTTGATCCAATGGCAAGAATTGTTGATTATCATTTTCATGGTCTAGAGCCACAAAGAATGGGAATGGGACCACTTCTTGCAATGGATGGACTATTCAATAGAACGGGGATGACACTTGATCAAATGGATCTTGTGGAAGTTAACGAAGCATTCGCTGCCCAAGTAATTGCTGTAAATATGGCAATGAAAGAAAAGTCACTTGCTGAGAGATTTGGTCTTTCAAAAGCATGGGGAGAAATTCCTGCTGAGAAACTAAATGTTAACGGTGGAGCAATTGCCCTTGGTCACCCTGTTGGCTCAACTGGTTCAAGACTACTTGTAACTCTTGCTCACGAGCTTAAGAGAAGAAAAGCAGGCTTTGGTGTTGCGTCTCTTTGTATTGGTGGTGGACAAGGTGGTGCTTGTATCATCGAAAACCTTAAGAAATAA
- a CDS encoding glycosyltransferase N-terminal domain-containing protein — MLILMNIALILRTVFFPLIRLLSLIVPALKDRAQFEYENQLSPYSESFNKVGRKAEIAFHFSSEGELEIIRPIIDQSLIQGHYVELLFTSPSVEAKVVKLCSLYPEKVRCFRMPLVSFFPIFFGHNNYRWQSADKLLMVRYDFLPELICMKPFLSKFILFAASAKSSSNKDWRFILKRGIYQVFDDIFPTTKEDESFFRSKLDTRRVKIHGPSELRSLQINKRQLQFNFHQNELHHALHDLIMLRPKRLMIAQLWPEELPFLQTQKLISKVSSGELLCYVAPHRFDSAFVAQLRVGLEEIFKDQVPIYFIAKDAKASDVTEISKQSQLVPGVILSCLPGILCELYPLFDKTYVGGGLGKGVHSLLEPFVAGSQIACASNVDRSTEYDIALSLGQDISIINSSVDFESFLSKDDYKDIDIAHFIEDNEKALIGLLRLLEITNA, encoded by the coding sequence ATGCTTATCCTAATGAATATCGCACTCATTCTTCGAACGGTTTTTTTTCCTTTAATAAGGTTACTTTCTTTAATTGTGCCGGCCTTAAAAGACAGGGCCCAATTCGAGTATGAGAATCAACTATCTCCTTATAGTGAAAGTTTTAATAAAGTGGGGCGTAAGGCTGAGATTGCTTTTCATTTCTCTAGCGAAGGAGAGCTCGAAATCATACGGCCGATTATTGATCAAAGTCTTATTCAGGGGCATTATGTCGAATTGCTTTTTACATCACCGAGCGTTGAAGCAAAAGTTGTAAAACTTTGCTCACTATATCCAGAAAAGGTGAGGTGCTTTCGCATGCCTCTAGTCAGTTTTTTTCCAATCTTTTTTGGGCACAATAACTATCGCTGGCAAAGCGCAGATAAGCTTTTAATGGTACGTTACGACTTTCTTCCGGAACTTATTTGTATGAAGCCTTTTCTTTCTAAGTTCATTCTCTTTGCAGCTTCCGCAAAGAGTTCCTCAAATAAAGATTGGCGATTTATTTTAAAGCGAGGAATTTATCAAGTCTTTGATGATATCTTTCCTACAACAAAAGAGGATGAGTCCTTCTTTCGCTCTAAACTAGATACTAGGAGAGTGAAGATACATGGACCAAGTGAACTACGATCACTGCAGATTAATAAGAGGCAACTTCAATTTAACTTTCATCAAAATGAATTACATCATGCTCTACACGACTTAATCATGTTAAGACCAAAACGCTTGATGATAGCTCAGTTATGGCCAGAAGAGCTCCCTTTTTTGCAAACTCAAAAGCTTATCTCAAAGGTATCATCAGGAGAACTTCTCTGCTACGTTGCTCCCCACCGTTTTGATAGCGCATTTGTCGCACAGTTAAGAGTAGGACTTGAAGAAATATTTAAAGATCAGGTGCCTATTTACTTTATAGCCAAGGATGCAAAGGCCAGCGATGTTACAGAAATTTCAAAACAGTCTCAGCTAGTTCCTGGTGTCATTTTAAGTTGCCTGCCAGGGATTCTATGCGAACTCTATCCTTTATTTGATAAAACGTATGTTGGTGGTGGCCTTGGTAAAGGAGTTCATTCGCTACTCGAGCCATTCGTGGCCGGCAGCCAAATTGCCTGCGCAAGCAATGTTGATCGTTCAACCGAATATGATATTGCACTTTCTCTTGGGCAAGATATTTCAATTATTAATTCATCTGTAGACTTTGAAAGCTTCCTTAGCAAGGATGACTATAAAGATATTGATATTGCACACTTTATTGAGGACAATGAGAAAGCGCTGATTGGCCTACTTAGACTTTTGGAAATTACTAATGCTTAA
- a CDS encoding 3-hydroxyacyl-CoA dehydrogenase NAD-binding domain-containing protein: protein MSYKRISFETKENIAYVGMGYNCTKAMTVLDEETLNELQDIVEELHGNASSLKGVIFHSHKDRCFIAGADINLISSMKTEADGQAGSEAGQKIFNRIEDLKVTTVACVGGVCLGGGLELALSCNKIITSDDKGVQLGLPEVKLGIIPGFGGTYRLPKKVGLPTALDMILSGKTLDGRKGKKVGLVEETYAKERLLDMALKHLGKTEKKKSFKESLEDLATDNVLTKKIIFQKARESVLKKTKGFYQAPLKILDVMEAGVMKGRASYLASEAEAFGELCVGDQSKNLQHIFFMVESSKKYPGIKGEGKIKKLERGACLGAGTMGGGIAWLMAKNDMKPIMKDLNQTGLELGLKQSASNFMGAVKRKRMSYDDFERMQRSIIAQTDFRGFGHVDLVIEAVVENMDIKKKVFAEVETKVSKDTILTSNTSSLSIQEMSTALEDSSRFAGLHFFNPVHMMPLVEIITHDNVSPETVEALYNWVLKTKKTPVVVKDGPGFLVNRILMPFMNEAGFLLEEGVSMKDIDDACLNFGMPMGPCRLLDEVGIDVGQKVAKIIHDGLGDRAASSSLTGKLVEKGFLGRKTSKGFYLYDENGKVAGPNAEALAIFPKATKKMTEVEIQKRIFLPMINEAATVLEDKIVDNAMAVDLGLIFGIGFPPFRGGLLKYADSEGLERIQAELVSHAESVDKARYTPCKLINDLVSQKKKFYEL from the coding sequence ATGAGTTATAAAAGAATTAGTTTTGAGACAAAAGAAAATATCGCCTATGTTGGAATGGGTTATAACTGTACAAAGGCAATGACTGTTCTAGACGAAGAGACACTAAATGAACTTCAAGATATCGTTGAAGAACTTCATGGAAATGCTTCATCTTTAAAAGGTGTTATTTTTCATTCTCATAAAGACAGATGTTTTATCGCTGGTGCTGATATTAATCTTATCTCATCAATGAAGACTGAAGCCGATGGACAAGCTGGGTCAGAAGCTGGTCAAAAAATCTTTAATAGAATTGAAGATCTAAAAGTAACAACAGTTGCTTGTGTTGGCGGTGTTTGTCTTGGTGGTGGGCTAGAGCTTGCTCTTTCTTGTAATAAGATTATTACAAGTGATGATAAAGGTGTTCAACTAGGACTTCCTGAAGTTAAGCTTGGTATTATTCCTGGTTTTGGTGGGACATACCGTCTTCCAAAAAAAGTAGGTCTTCCAACGGCACTTGATATGATTCTATCTGGAAAAACTCTTGATGGAAGAAAAGGTAAGAAAGTTGGCTTAGTTGAGGAAACTTATGCTAAAGAGCGTCTACTTGATATGGCCCTTAAGCATTTAGGTAAAACTGAAAAGAAAAAGTCATTTAAAGAATCTTTAGAAGATCTTGCAACAGATAACGTATTAACGAAGAAAATTATTTTTCAAAAAGCACGTGAGAGTGTTTTAAAGAAAACTAAAGGTTTCTATCAAGCACCACTTAAAATTTTAGATGTAATGGAAGCTGGTGTGATGAAAGGTCGCGCAAGCTACCTTGCAAGTGAAGCAGAAGCTTTTGGAGAGTTATGTGTGGGTGATCAAAGTAAGAACCTTCAACATATCTTTTTCATGGTCGAGAGCTCAAAGAAATACCCAGGTATTAAAGGTGAAGGAAAGATAAAGAAACTTGAAAGAGGAGCTTGTCTTGGTGCTGGTACAATGGGTGGCGGTATTGCTTGGTTAATGGCCAAGAATGATATGAAGCCAATTATGAAAGACTTAAATCAGACAGGACTCGAGCTTGGTCTTAAGCAGTCAGCTTCTAATTTCATGGGCGCTGTTAAGAGAAAGAGAATGTCTTACGACGACTTTGAAAGAATGCAAAGATCAATTATTGCACAAACTGACTTTAGAGGTTTTGGACACGTAGACCTTGTCATTGAAGCAGTTGTTGAAAATATGGACATCAAGAAGAAAGTATTTGCTGAAGTTGAAACTAAAGTTTCTAAAGACACTATACTAACTTCAAATACATCTTCACTTTCAATCCAGGAGATGTCGACTGCCCTTGAAGATTCTTCAAGATTTGCGGGTCTTCACTTCTTTAACCCAGTTCACATGATGCCTCTTGTAGAGATCATTACTCATGATAACGTTTCTCCAGAAACTGTTGAAGCTCTTTATAACTGGGTACTAAAAACAAAGAAAACACCAGTTGTTGTAAAAGATGGTCCAGGATTCCTTGTAAATAGAATCCTCATGCCATTTATGAACGAAGCAGGATTCCTTCTTGAAGAAGGTGTATCGATGAAAGATATCGATGATGCATGTTTAAACTTTGGTATGCCAATGGGCCCATGTCGTCTTCTTGATGAAGTAGGGATTGATGTTGGTCAAAAAGTTGCAAAGATTATTCACGATGGTCTTGGTGATAGAGCAGCGTCTTCTTCATTAACTGGAAAACTCGTTGAGAAAGGTTTCCTTGGAAGAAAGACATCAAAAGGTTTTTATCTTTATGATGAAAATGGAAAAGTAGCAGGTCCAAATGCTGAAGCTCTAGCGATTTTCCCAAAAGCAACTAAAAAAATGACTGAAGTTGAAATTCAGAAAAGAATCTTTCTTCCAATGATTAACGAAGCTGCAACAGTTCTTGAAGACAAGATCGTTGATAATGCAATGGCCGTAGATCTTGGACTAATCTTTGGTATCGGTTTTCCTCCATTTAGAGGTGGACTACTTAAGTATGCAGATAGCGAAGGATTGGAAAGAATTCAAGCTGAGCTTGTAAGTCACGCTGAATCTGTAGACAAGGCGAGATATACGCCATGTAAATTAATTAATGATCTCGTAAGCCAAAAGAAAAAGTTTTACGAATTATAA
- a CDS encoding ABC transporter permease, which produces MHFLKFFIKYLFQAKTRQGLLIMAMAGLFVSSFCLVLVQGVLTGLQGNRVERSKEIEGSYVIKLNGDGLELDQYLIDNKIKYSKEYELEGLVKNGNYITPVIIHGLASSVHVADFLKDNEIKSQLLMSAYVAQKAMIRPGDDVQIISPAHTDAFFGDLARYKTLEVSEFVDSKDPAIDEFHVWTDLRSVQSLIRKRDVNQIRIYQKLSTDQTVKILSFSNVKDIIRWESSHQNLVYALSLENNVILFLFSATVVLVGLSIVAGLSIFFNRLKQDFVSFWILGMSLQRIKKVGAINIGIVTISTLVFGNLLGLLSAYTLESFSPVIMPEMFVDRSLPVKITLYSFNFSFVFPVLLTILFTYIASTRFFNSKNDFLKTLRSIGR; this is translated from the coding sequence ATGCATTTTTTAAAGTTTTTCATAAAATATCTTTTTCAAGCAAAGACTCGCCAAGGCCTACTAATTATGGCCATGGCGGGACTCTTTGTTTCTAGCTTTTGCTTAGTCCTTGTTCAGGGAGTACTCACAGGTCTCCAAGGTAATAGGGTAGAGCGTTCTAAAGAAATTGAGGGTAGCTACGTTATAAAACTTAACGGTGATGGACTCGAGCTTGATCAGTACCTTATTGATAATAAGATAAAGTATTCGAAGGAATATGAACTAGAGGGTCTTGTCAAAAATGGTAATTACATCACTCCTGTAATTATTCACGGACTTGCAAGTAGCGTTCATGTCGCAGATTTCTTAAAAGATAATGAAATTAAGTCTCAGTTACTGATGTCGGCTTATGTGGCCCAGAAGGCCATGATTCGCCCAGGTGATGATGTTCAAATTATCTCTCCTGCTCATACTGATGCTTTTTTCGGGGATCTCGCACGCTATAAGACCCTAGAAGTTTCAGAGTTTGTAGATTCTAAAGATCCTGCAATTGATGAATTTCACGTGTGGACTGATCTTAGAAGTGTGCAGTCTTTAATTAGGAAGAGAGATGTGAATCAAATCAGAATCTATCAGAAGCTTTCTACAGATCAGACAGTAAAAATTCTATCTTTTTCAAATGTTAAAGATATAATTCGTTGGGAGTCTTCACATCAGAATCTTGTGTACGCTCTCTCGCTTGAAAATAATGTTATCCTTTTTCTCTTTAGCGCCACAGTTGTACTTGTCGGCCTAAGTATTGTTGCAGGCCTTAGTATATTCTTTAATCGCTTAAAGCAAGATTTTGTTTCTTTCTGGATTTTAGGAATGTCCCTTCAACGTATAAAAAAAGTTGGCGCAATAAATATTGGAATTGTAACGATCTCGACACTGGTTTTTGGCAATCTCTTGGGGCTTCTAAGTGCTTATACTTTAGAATCTTTTTCTCCTGTTATCATGCCTGAGATGTTTGTTGACCGATCTCTTCCTGTTAAGATTACGCTGTATTCATTTAATTTCTCTTTTGTATTTCCTGTGCTTTTAACAATTCTTTTCACATATATTGCAAGCACGAGATTTTTTAATTCAAAGAACGATTTTTTAAAGACCCTAAGAAGTATTGGAAGATAG
- a CDS encoding DUF4339 domain-containing protein, translated as MGNALKNDQRKSIEDYLLTQEQIDHHQYPSEEIYEILVEGKVIGPFWNIDLKDFLADANLYSEETKVKNVTEAEWTSVYSHPYFQRRRPALVSTQNLAEAKEDYYLLIEGKKEGPYTTDQIKAMLATHKILPIDFISIDNGSSWGKIHDIEGFDRREKTHQNLPFRPDGHIFTNSIYDADRAITKAVHNASEKDALVGLAYVGHLNEGKKKHHIEEMNAHKNVTQTESEGESSSTMITFLFALVAFAGIYYFYQTMSGKPEVVTKTATPVSKKEFTQTKATKPQPTARKSKPTRAPARAEKRPALEVTQGRTVTRSSESIRDAEFAKKEMQDESVLVEVPPEAIFDDATEAVELDPIRQRVSKDTIDPELTNQFDENMPLDELEDISRNLGPIDEDGNPIGDTINAEGELIE; from the coding sequence ATGGGTAATGCCTTAAAAAATGATCAAAGAAAATCAATTGAAGACTATCTACTCACTCAAGAGCAGATTGATCATCATCAATACCCGAGTGAAGAAATCTACGAAATTCTTGTGGAGGGAAAAGTTATTGGTCCCTTTTGGAATATTGATTTAAAAGATTTTCTTGCAGATGCAAATCTTTATAGTGAAGAAACAAAAGTTAAAAATGTAACTGAAGCAGAATGGACTTCTGTCTATTCGCACCCATATTTTCAACGTCGTCGACCGGCCCTCGTTTCAACACAAAATCTCGCTGAAGCTAAAGAGGATTATTACCTACTTATAGAAGGTAAGAAAGAAGGTCCTTATACAACTGATCAAATCAAAGCAATGCTTGCAACTCATAAGATCTTACCAATTGATTTTATCTCAATTGATAATGGTTCGAGCTGGGGAAAAATTCATGATATAGAAGGCTTTGATCGACGTGAAAAGACTCATCAGAACTTACCATTCAGACCAGATGGACATATTTTTACAAATAGTATCTACGATGCTGACAGGGCCATAACCAAGGCCGTTCACAATGCGAGCGAGAAAGATGCCCTTGTTGGTCTTGCTTATGTTGGACACCTTAACGAAGGTAAGAAAAAACATCACATCGAAGAAATGAACGCACATAAGAATGTAACACAAACTGAAAGTGAAGGAGAAAGCTCATCAACAATGATTACTTTCCTTTTCGCTCTGGTTGCATTCGCTGGTATTTATTATTTTTATCAGACGATGTCTGGAAAACCAGAAGTGGTCACGAAGACCGCAACACCTGTCTCTAAAAAAGAATTTACTCAAACCAAAGCGACCAAACCACAACCAACAGCAAGAAAATCGAAACCGACTCGTGCTCCGGCACGTGCTGAAAAGAGGCCTGCACTTGAAGTAACTCAAGGAAGAACTGTCACAAGAAGTTCTGAAAGTATTCGTGATGCGGAATTTGCAAAGAAAGAAATGCAAGATGAAAGTGTACTTGTAGAAGTTCCACCAGAAGCAATTTTTGACGATGCAACAGAAGCTGTTGAGCTAGATCCAATTAGACAGAGAGTATCAAAAGATACAATCGATCCAGAGTTAACAAATCAATTTGATGAGAATATGCCTCTTGATGAATTAGAAGATATTTCAAGAAACCTAGGGCCAATTGATGAAGATGGAAATCCAATTGGAGATACAATTAACGCAGAGGGCGAACTAATAGAATAG